The Besnoitia besnoiti strain Bb-Ger1 chromosome Unknown contig00018, whole genome shotgun sequence genome contains a region encoding:
- a CDS encoding methyltransferase domain-containing protein (encoded by transcript BESB_032540) codes for MSGPSFSSRRPPPKSAWGATPPSAFAEEAEEASSRPLQAPVGAASHVEDLAHAPAPGTQAGGIVQLHDGVAAGLSASSSPSAGSSAPAASAGDTDVPSVISSRRAGTHLLSRLGLPSSGRLLSTVRLLAYDPTVEGRVEAFLAECCDASHQGAEPGAADGRGGDSAPVAAAGEGAASRQDLVVSACVGSIVGKYTGWKINLPVALETMLEEQVGLEVKFQETLDATKRPAEADGKPKKHGNREDSVDLSVRDEQQRNFILQRLLQRLLQSERCAYELQPSRREYEVVDRLWGEDGRKTVGAGVHTQQLLRGEEDAEEGLGAGRVLRYRLCTADSSADEEEENGDLRDEAAAYLRAKKREKRHHHAEERVSQEGAEAQTTPLASEARDGEFETAHTSSPDSAPTSSLAGQTGASPSGYQRGNAKRRRNDAKRKIEVVERVPLGSRLIYRPRSDHHIRLTAESEVAKPWASEAAGQTSTAQRLQISPLSREDAETSNSPASPSADAPLAAESEYQSSHEKVIQRSWVTRDIWELRPGGTSGSWASKHGPRWRLIVTEEGEMEDCTTPAPTLLLQDAFQKGGGQTGAAHRLLWDQKGVAGDAPKLSAADTEADGAAGGGGGRAADDVDRYEETKKVYVHLETRGGELQRQLERRKRGQRNAFGALALLVLENAHVLAEWLDQVGGGDFGVGDMANRPLYFPSYMGDVVQAVQKHYNQRKLVSAGRSRIGGLRIHNNQVKRLLINKFVSMGQTVLELACGHGQDLWKYAERCIGKFVGVDLSVTEIREARRRVRERHQSQHLLQQMLHPPAFHVGNLVDRKALGFLRAEKFDVVSCQLAIHYMVQTEQQARDVLSRAAAHLKDGGLLLGSTVCCNALAEHLLELAFVAASEELDVEAEEVRTEDARGRSDDAHGVKAHDTCEFGNEVYSVTFETAVLEQLLKGAPGISDTWLASTREKLKATEGSADPSSWKQYLFAELPMGARTAVGEHLRRRLATDFGVEYHFFLSEAIDAKEFVLPWRSFCAIGASLGLKLVLSMTFPEFLAAAASDPKSERDLKRWLERLNASSRLDKPQFEAFALYKVFAFKKAATHERDGAAPQTAHPSPHPEENGAAAPDGLSPRGEGQETAPSPAGEAPHAASAVNAFLEGVPLKRNKSKKAAQSLAAEEL; via the exons ATGTCTGGACCGTCGTTTTcgtcgcggcgtcctccgcccaAGAGCGCATGGGGAGCtacgccgccgtcggcttttgccgaggaggcagaagaggcctcttctcgcccttTGCAAGCGCCGGTCGGCGCTGCTTCGCACGTCGAAGACCTCGCGCACGCCCCTGCTCCAGGCACCCAGGCCGGCGGCATCGTCCAGCTGCACGACGGGGTTGCAGCGGGCCTTtctgcttcgtcctctccctcggcggGGTCCTCTGCCCCTGCGGCCTCAGCCGGCGACACCGATGTGCCATCAGTTATttccagccgccgcgcaggtaCCCACTTGCTTTCGCGCCTGGGGCTgcccagcagcggccgcctcctgTCAACTGTTCGTCTGCTCGCGTATGACCCCACGGTGGAGGGTCGCGTTGAGGCGTTCCTAGCTGAGTGCTGCGACGCCAGCCACCAGGGTGCAGAGCCTGGAGCGGCtgacggccgcggaggagactctgcgccggtcgcggcggcaggagagggcgccgcgtcgcgtcaGGACTTGGTggtctctgcgtgcgtggGCAGCATCGTGGGGAAGTACACGGGATGGAAGATCAACTTGCCTGTCGCGTTGGAGACGATGCTGGAGGAGCAAGTCGGCTTGGAGGTCAAGTTCCAAGAGACTCTCGATGCAACCAAGAgaccggcggaggcggacgggAAGCCGAAGAAGCACGGGAATCGAGAAGATAGCGTCGATCTAAGCGTCCGCGATGAACAGCAGAGGAACTTTATACTGCAGCGACTTCTCcagaggctgctgcagagcgagcgcTGCGCCTATGAACTCCAGCCCTCGCGTCGCGAGTACGAAGTCGTCGACAGGCTGTGGGGCGAAGACGGGCGGAAAACAGTTGGAGCGGGGGTACATACACAGCAACTGCTGCGtggggaagaagacgcagaagagggcCTCGGGGCGGGCCGCGTGCTCAGATATCGCTTGTGCACTGCCGACTCTTCagccgacgaagaggaggaaaacggCGACCTCCGtgacgaggccgcggcatATCTTCGCGCGAAAAAGCGAGAGAAACGCCACCACCACGCAGAGGAAAGAGTGAGCCAGGAGGGAgctgaggcgcagacgacgcctctcgcgtccGAAGCGCGAGACGGGGAATTTGAAACGGCCCACACTTCCTCGCCGGACTCGGCGCCGACTTCCTCTCTGGCAGGCCAGACAGGCGCCTCCCCATCGGGCTACCAACGCGGCAACGCCAAACGCCGGCGGAATgacgcgaagcggaagaTTGAAGTCGTCGAGCGCGTACCGCTGGGCAGCCGCTTGATATACCGCCCCAGAAGCGATCACCACATTCGTTTAACTGCGGAGTCGGAGGTTGCAAAACCGTGGGCCTCTGAAGCAGCTGGACAGACATCAACTGCACAGCGGTTGCAgatttctcctctctccaggGAAGACGCCGAAACCTCGaactcgcccgcctctccttctgcggacgcgccgctcgctgcagagagtGAATACCAGTCGAGTCACGAGAAGGTGATACAGAGGTCATGGGTGACTCGCGATATCTGGGAGTTGCGACCAGGAGGCACTTCCGGCTCGTGGGCGTCCAAGCACGGCCCCCGGTGGCGGCTGATTGTCACTGAGGAGGGGGAAATGGAAGACTgcacgacgccggcgccgacccTGTTGCTCCAGGACGCGTTTCAGAAGGGCGGCGGGCAGACCGGCGCAGCGCACAGACTTCTTTGGGACCAGAAGGGCGTTGCTGGAGACGCGCCGAAGCTGTCGGCGGCGGACACAGAGGCGGacggggcggcaggcggaggaggcggccgcgccgccgacgatgTCGACCGCTAcgaggaaacgaagaaggTGTACGTGCACCTGGAGACCAGGGGCggagagctgcagaggcagctgGAGCGGAGGAAACGCGGCCAGAGAAATGCGTTTGGCGCGCTTGCGCTGCTCGTTTTGGAGAACGCCCACGTGCTGGCGGAGTGGCTGGACCAagtcggcggaggcgacttTGGCGTCGGCGACATGGCGAACCGGCCGCTCTACTTCCCCAGCTACATGGGCGACGTCGTCCAGGCGGTGCAGAAACACTACAACCAAAGGAAGCTCGTCAGCGCGGGCCGCTCCAGAATTGGCGGGCTTCGCATACACAATAATCAG GTGAAGCGTTTGCTGATCAACAAATTTGTGTCGATGGGGCAGACGGTGTTGGAGCTGGCGTGCGGGCACGGGCAGGATCTGTGGAAGTACGCAGAGCGCTGCATCGGCAAGTTCGTCGGGGTCGATCTCTCGGTCACCGAGattcgcgaggcgcggcggcgcgtccggGAGAGGCACCAGTCCCAgcatctgctgcagcagatgcTGCATCCGCCGGCGTTTCACGTGGGCAACTTGGTAGACCGCAAGGCCCTCGGCTTCCTGCGCGCTGAGAAGTTTGACGTCGTCTCCTGCCAGCTCGCCATCCACTACATGGTGCAAACTGAGCAGCAAGCGCGTGACGTcctcagccgcgcagccgcgcacctCAAAGACGGCGGGCTCCTTCTCGGCAGCACTGTCTGCTGCAACGCCCTCGCCGAACACCTCCTCGAGCTCGCCTTCGTggccgccagcgaagagCTTGACgtggaggccgaggaggTCCGCACCGAGgacgctcgcggccgcagcgacgacgcgcacggCGTCAAAGCACATGACACTTGTGAGTTCGGCAACGAAGTCTACAGCGTCACTTTCGAAACCGCCGTCCTCGAACAGCTTCTCAAAGGCGCTCCAGGCATCAGCGACACGTggctcgcctccacgcgagaAAAACTAAAGGCCACAGAAG GGTCTGCGGATCCTTCGTCATGGAAGCAATATCTCTTTGCAGAGTTGCCGATGGGCGCGCGCACCGCCGTGGGCGAGcacctgcgcaggcggctggcGACGGACTTTGGCGTGGAATATCACTTTTTCCTTTCTGAGGCGATCGACGCGAAGGAATTCGTGCTTCCGTGGCGCAGCTTCTGCGCAATCGGAGCCTCGCTGGGGCTCAAACTTGTCCTCAGCATGACCTTCCCGGAGttcctcgctgcggccgcatcAGACCCCAAGTCCGAGCGCGACCTGAAGCGCTGGCTCGAGCGCCTCAACGCCAGCAGTCGACTCGACAAGCCTCAGTTCGAGGCCTTCGCGCTATACAAAGTCTTTGCCTTCAAAAAAGCCGCCACCCACGAGCGAgacggcgcagccccgcAGACAGCCCACCCCAGTCCCCACCCAGAGGagaacggcgccgcggcgcccgacgggCTCAGTccccgcggcgaagggcagGAGACAGCGCCGTCTCCCGCGGGAGAAGCCCCGCACGCCGCGTCGGCTGTCAACGCGTTTCTGGAAGGCGTTCCTCTGAAGAGAAACAAAagcaagaaggcggcgcagagtctcgcggcggaggaactcTAA